One Streptomyces sp. NBC_00223 genomic window carries:
- the chpH gene encoding chaplin ChpH yields MMKKVVAAAAATGGLVLAGAGMAVADAGAQGAAVKSPGVLSGNVVQIPVHVPINLCGNTIDVVGLLNPAFGNVCVNQ; encoded by the coding sequence ATGATGAAGAAGGTCGTCGCGGCTGCGGCTGCCACGGGCGGTCTGGTGCTCGCGGGCGCCGGTATGGCCGTCGCCGACGCCGGAGCCCAGGGCGCCGCGGTGAAGTCCCCCGGTGTGCTCTCCGGCAATGTCGTCCAGATCCCGGTGCACGTGCCGATCAACCTCTGCGGCAACACGATCGACGTCGTCGGTCTGCTCAACCCCGCTTTCGGCAACGTCTGCGTCAACCAGTAG
- a CDS encoding chaplin has product MRQVAKKGLLTVVATGGVLAATGGLAYADAGAAGVAAGSPGVLSGNVVQVPVHIPVNLCGNTINVIGLLNPAFGNECANTSSGGGGTFGGGSTAAGVTSSSPGVGSGNNVQAPVDVPVNACGNSVDVVALLNPAFGNSCGNEEHGGTPVTPVTPGNPGTPGHPGHPGHPGHPGWPGHPGHPGHPGHPGQPGTPGTPGTPGTPGTPGTPGTPGTPGTPGTPGTPGTPGTPGTPANPGTPATPGTPVSHTGPGTPTLAHTGADGLGLAAASAGGLLLGGTVLYRRGRAAQR; this is encoded by the coding sequence ATGCGACAGGTCGCGAAGAAGGGCCTGCTCACCGTGGTGGCCACGGGAGGTGTGCTCGCCGCGACGGGAGGTCTGGCCTACGCCGACGCCGGCGCCGCGGGTGTGGCCGCCGGTTCGCCGGGTGTGCTGTCCGGCAATGTCGTCCAGGTCCCGGTACACATTCCGGTGAACCTGTGCGGCAACACGATCAATGTGATCGGTCTGCTCAACCCCGCCTTCGGCAACGAGTGCGCCAACACGTCCTCGGGCGGCGGCGGTACGTTCGGGGGCGGCTCCACCGCCGCCGGGGTTACGTCCTCGTCGCCGGGCGTCGGGTCCGGCAACAACGTGCAGGCCCCGGTGGACGTGCCGGTCAACGCGTGCGGCAACAGCGTCGACGTCGTGGCGCTGCTCAACCCGGCGTTCGGCAACTCGTGCGGGAACGAGGAGCACGGGGGCACACCGGTCACGCCGGTCACCCCGGGCAACCCCGGTACGCCGGGTCACCCCGGACATCCGGGCCACCCCGGGCACCCCGGCTGGCCCGGCCACCCGGGACACCCAGGGCACCCCGGTCACCCGGGCCAGCCCGGTACCCCCGGGACTCCGGGTACGCCCGGTACCCCCGGGACTCCGGGTACGCCCGGCACCCCCGGGACTCCGGGAACCCCGGGTACGCCCGGCACCCCGGGAACTCCCGGTACGCCTGGTACGCCCGCCAACCCCGGCACCCCGGCCACGCCCGGAACCCCGGTCTCGCACACCGGCCCCGGCACCCCCACCCTCGCCCACACGGGCGCGGACGGCCTCGGCCTCGCCGCCGCCTCCGCCGGCGGTCTACTGCTCGGTGGCACGGTGCTCTACCGTCGCGGCCGCGCCGCACAGCGCTGA
- a CDS encoding DUF5703 family protein — protein sequence MPEYEFREMYVPRGVSRKDATRLLTDEAEYGHWELDRVRLFPDGSRRVRLRRRIIRQVRATW from the coding sequence ATGCCGGAATACGAATTCAGAGAGATGTACGTGCCGCGCGGGGTCTCCCGCAAGGACGCGACGCGGCTGTTGACGGACGAAGCCGAGTACGGGCACTGGGAGTTGGACCGGGTCCGGCTGTTCCCGGACGGGAGCCGGCGGGTGCGGCTGCGGCGCCGGATCATCCGCCAGGTGCGGGCCACTTGGTGA
- a CDS encoding helix-hairpin-helix domain-containing protein: MDAGDPHASGGRAGADPRADLDGDPARAASAENGTGTRTGDSHAAGAGEQTAQSASAGHEAESSADSTPSRLSGTGSGTEADSGRGAGPGTDPDVNAARAAGAGGLAQAAGGGGGGRRGGPGDVRAVEEARGVLAGGGAPGELAEAAVRLLGERAADALRADPWLVLGLDGVRPEQADAFARAVLGAQCGPGDERRGRALVAHLMERAAEQGHTALTTDALKAALTRHSVPDPDAAVAAAVEDGRVLVFRAEGDLPDVPEDSPEEAAVPLLLGLDRYALAEESLADGCVRLLRTLEDPSDWAGAAAPSPSAAELIRAAAGSGLVLHTGGEAARAEPAALVTAARAAGLRAYAAAYTENGRRRLAAAVGEDAALTVEGLLSADGGPGRAGDGSLALDLLAVLDAPQLSVEEAATLVEAVPDGARLVLSGDPYTMWSAGAGRAFADLLASGAFPRVTSRTPDPGPIGELVSCVGEGELTPVDAPGKEVVVVPVRDPREAVHRTVQLVADSVPRAFGVPPGQAQVITPAHGGPVGTRALNAALKERLNPGPGRFGGFDPGDRVVHVPAPGRTFPGVVVGAEAGGLRLECERGPVLVPREDVAATVRHGWAVTGHQAAGIRWPAVVVVVPGDAGPLLTRSWVYTAFSRGERHLSVVQGADQGLAAAVADPAAKGRTTRLSSVLRELAAES, from the coding sequence TTGGACGCGGGCGACCCGCATGCGAGTGGCGGCCGGGCCGGGGCCGACCCCCGGGCAGACCTCGACGGCGACCCCGCGCGGGCGGCGAGTGCCGAAAACGGGACAGGCACGCGTACTGGGGACAGCCATGCGGCTGGGGCCGGCGAGCAGACGGCGCAGTCGGCGAGCGCCGGCCATGAGGCCGAATCGAGCGCGGACAGCACGCCCTCCCGCCTCAGCGGAACCGGTTCGGGGACGGAGGCTGACAGCGGACGTGGGGCCGGCCCCGGGACAGACCCCGACGTCAACGCCGCGCGGGCGGCTGGGGCCGGTGGCCTTGCGCAGGCGGCTGGGGGCGGGGGCGGCGGGCGGAGGGGCGGCCCCGGGGATGTGCGGGCCGTTGAGGAGGCGCGGGGGGTGCTCGCGGGGGGCGGGGCGCCCGGCGAGCTCGCGGAAGCGGCCGTGCGGCTCCTCGGCGAGCGCGCGGCCGACGCGCTGCGCGCCGACCCGTGGCTGGTCCTCGGCCTGGACGGCGTACGGCCCGAGCAGGCCGACGCCTTCGCGCGGGCCGTACTCGGCGCGCAGTGCGGCCCCGGCGACGAGCGGCGCGGACGCGCACTGGTCGCCCACCTGATGGAGAGGGCCGCCGAGCAGGGCCACACCGCGCTGACCACCGACGCGCTCAAGGCCGCCCTGACCCGGCACTCCGTGCCCGACCCGGACGCCGCCGTCGCCGCCGCCGTCGAGGACGGCCGGGTGCTCGTCTTCCGCGCGGAGGGCGACCTGCCGGACGTACCCGAGGACTCACCGGAGGAAGCCGCCGTACCGCTGCTGCTGGGCCTGGACCGTTACGCGCTCGCCGAGGAGAGCCTGGCCGACGGCTGCGTACGGCTGCTGCGCACCCTCGAAGACCCCTCCGACTGGGCGGGGGCCGCCGCACCCTCGCCCTCCGCCGCGGAGCTGATCCGGGCCGCCGCGGGCAGCGGCCTGGTGCTGCACACCGGCGGCGAGGCGGCCCGCGCAGAACCGGCCGCGCTGGTGACCGCGGCGCGGGCCGCGGGCCTGCGGGCGTACGCGGCGGCGTACACCGAGAACGGGCGCCGGCGCCTGGCCGCGGCCGTCGGCGAGGACGCCGCGCTGACCGTCGAGGGCCTGCTGTCCGCCGACGGAGGCCCCGGCCGGGCCGGGGACGGCAGCCTCGCGCTCGACCTGCTGGCCGTGCTGGACGCGCCGCAGCTGTCCGTGGAGGAGGCCGCGACCCTCGTGGAGGCCGTGCCGGACGGCGCCCGGCTGGTGCTGAGCGGTGACCCGTACACGATGTGGTCCGCGGGCGCGGGCCGCGCCTTCGCCGACCTGCTGGCCAGCGGGGCCTTCCCCCGGGTCACCTCCCGCACCCCCGACCCGGGCCCGATCGGCGAACTCGTCTCGTGCGTCGGCGAGGGCGAGCTGACGCCGGTCGACGCCCCGGGCAAGGAGGTCGTGGTCGTCCCGGTGCGCGACCCGCGCGAGGCCGTGCACCGTACGGTCCAGCTCGTCGCCGACTCGGTACCGCGGGCGTTCGGCGTGCCGCCGGGGCAGGCCCAGGTGATCACCCCGGCGCACGGCGGCCCGGTCGGCACCCGCGCGCTCAACGCGGCGCTCAAGGAACGGCTCAACCCGGGCCCCGGCCGGTTCGGCGGCTTCGACCCGGGCGACCGGGTGGTCCATGTCCCGGCCCCCGGCCGTACGTTCCCGGGGGTGGTGGTCGGCGCGGAGGCCGGCGGGCTGCGGCTGGAGTGCGAGCGGGGACCCGTACTGGTCCCGCGCGAGGACGTGGCGGCGACCGTACGGCACGGCTGGGCGGTCACCGGCCACCAGGCGGCGGGCATCCGCTGGCCCGCGGTGGTCGTGGTCGTCCCCGGCGACGCGGGCCCGCTGCTGACCCGCTCCTGGGTCTACACGGCCTTCTCCCGGGGTGAACGGCATCTGTCGGTGGTGCAGGGCGCTGACCAGGGTCTGGCGGCCGCGGTGGCGGATCCGGCGGCCAAGGGGCGTACGACGAGGCTGAGTTCGGTGCTGCGGGAGCTGGCCGCGGAGTCCTGA
- a CDS encoding aldo/keto reductase, translating into MEHRHLGRTGLRVSRLGLGTLTWGRNTGERDAADQLKAFWDVGGTLIDTADVYADGGAEYLLGRLIEDLVPRSDLVIATKAGSVPDPYRRFDTSRGHLLSALDASLQRLGTDYVDLWQVHAFDPGTPMDETLQALDIAVASGRARYVGVSNFCGWQLAKAAAWQLAGPGRTPLASTQMEYSLLQRGVEREVLPAAVDLGVGLLPSSPLGRGVLTGKYRNGTPADSRGGSEDMAAFVAPYLDETARHIVDALAIAADGLAVSPLQVALAWVRDRPGVTSPIIGARNAQQLTAALSVEALTLPEEICLALDDVSAPLHRYPDHDWSTL; encoded by the coding sequence ATGGAGCATAGGCACCTCGGCCGCACCGGGTTGCGCGTGTCCCGCCTCGGGCTCGGCACGCTCACCTGGGGACGGAACACCGGCGAACGCGACGCCGCCGACCAGCTGAAGGCGTTCTGGGACGTCGGCGGCACGCTGATCGACACGGCCGACGTCTACGCCGACGGGGGCGCCGAGTATCTGCTCGGGCGGCTGATCGAGGATCTTGTGCCGCGCTCCGATCTGGTGATCGCGACGAAGGCGGGCAGTGTGCCCGACCCGTACCGGCGGTTCGACACCTCGCGCGGGCATCTGCTCTCCGCTCTGGACGCGTCCTTGCAGCGGCTCGGCACGGATTACGTCGACCTGTGGCAGGTGCACGCCTTCGATCCGGGTACGCCGATGGACGAGACGCTTCAGGCGCTGGACATCGCGGTCGCCTCGGGCCGGGCGCGGTACGTGGGGGTCTCCAACTTCTGCGGCTGGCAGCTGGCGAAGGCGGCGGCCTGGCAGCTGGCCGGGCCGGGGCGTACGCCGCTGGCCAGTACGCAGATGGAGTACTCGCTGCTCCAGCGCGGCGTCGAGCGGGAGGTGCTGCCCGCGGCCGTCGACCTCGGGGTCGGGCTGCTGCCGTCCTCACCGCTGGGGCGCGGGGTGCTGACCGGCAAGTACCGCAACGGGACGCCGGCGGACTCGCGCGGCGGCTCGGAGGACATGGCGGCGTTCGTCGCGCCCTATCTCGACGAGACGGCCCGCCACATCGTGGACGCGCTGGCCATAGCGGCCGACGGCCTGGCCGTCTCCCCGCTGCAGGTCGCCCTGGCGTGGGTGCGGGACCGGCCCGGCGTCACCTCGCCTATCATCGGCGCGCGCAACGCGCAGCAGTTGACGGCGGCGTTGTCAGTGGAGGCGCTTACGCTTCCCGAAGAGATCTGCCTGGCGCTGGACGATGTCTCGGCGCCGCTGCACCGCTATCCGGACCACGACTGGAGCACGCTCTGA
- a CDS encoding LLM class F420-dependent oxidoreductase produces MRLGINLGYWGAGMDGDNLAVAREADRLGYAVCWAAEAYGSDAPTVLAWVAAQTERIDVGSAIFQIPARTPAMTAMTAATLDSLSGGRFRLGLGVSGPQVSEGWYGVKFDKPLSRTREYVEIVRRAMSRERLSYAGEHWTLPLPGGPGKPIKLTVHPEREHIPLYIAAIGPKNLEQTGEIADGALLIFPSAAHLEDTAVRHIRTGREKAGLTLDGFDICPTLPLALGEDVSALADLFRPYTALYVGGMGSRKQNFYNQLAQRMGYERQAAEIQDKYLDGDKAGAAAAVPEELIDSTCLLGPVERIADRMREYAAAGVTTLTLAPAGFTLDERVAGLRAGVEALEQAGLA; encoded by the coding sequence ATGCGGCTCGGGATCAACCTCGGCTACTGGGGCGCGGGCATGGACGGCGACAACCTGGCCGTCGCGCGGGAGGCGGACCGGCTCGGCTACGCGGTCTGCTGGGCCGCCGAGGCGTACGGCTCGGACGCCCCCACCGTGCTGGCCTGGGTGGCCGCGCAGACCGAGCGGATCGACGTCGGCTCGGCCATCTTCCAGATCCCCGCCCGTACCCCCGCGATGACCGCGATGACCGCCGCCACCCTCGACTCGCTGTCCGGCGGCCGGTTCCGGCTGGGCCTCGGCGTGTCGGGGCCGCAGGTCTCGGAGGGCTGGTACGGCGTCAAGTTTGACAAGCCGCTCTCCCGCACCCGCGAGTACGTCGAGATCGTCCGCAGGGCGATGTCACGCGAACGGCTGAGCTACGCGGGCGAGCACTGGACGCTGCCGCTGCCCGGCGGCCCGGGCAAGCCGATCAAGCTGACCGTGCACCCCGAACGCGAGCACATCCCGCTCTACATCGCCGCGATCGGCCCCAAGAACCTGGAGCAGACCGGCGAGATCGCCGACGGCGCCCTGCTGATCTTCCCCTCCGCCGCGCATCTGGAGGACACCGCGGTCCGTCACATCAGGACCGGCCGCGAGAAGGCGGGCCTGACCCTGGACGGCTTCGACATCTGCCCGACGCTGCCGCTGGCGCTGGGCGAGGACGTCTCCGCGCTGGCCGACCTCTTCCGCCCGTACACCGCGCTCTACGTCGGCGGCATGGGCAGCCGCAAGCAGAACTTCTACAACCAGCTGGCCCAGCGCATGGGTTACGAGCGGCAGGCCGCGGAGATCCAGGACAAGTACCTGGACGGCGACAAGGCGGGCGCCGCGGCCGCCGTGCCCGAGGAACTCATCGACTCCACCTGCCTGCTCGGCCCGGTCGAGCGGATCGCCGACCGGATGCGGGAGTACGCGGCCGCCGGGGTCACCACCCTCACGCTCGCCCCGGCGGGCTTCACCCTGGACGAGCGGGTGGCGGGCCTGCGGGCGGGCGTCGAGGCCCTGGAGCAGGCCGGACTGGCGTAG
- a CDS encoding histidine phosphatase family protein: MPTVILVRHGRSTANADGVLAGWSPGVALDDTGRAQATALAARLAALPLAAVVSSPLQRCRETVGPLLDTRPELPLHTDERVGECHYGDWTGRKISELAEEPLWATVQRHASAAVFPGEEGESMRAMQSRAVDAVRDWNARIEAEHGPDATYLVCSHGDVIKSLVADALGLHLDLFQRIGTDPCSVTVVRYTPHRPFLLRLGDTGDLTGLLPPPGKDTAAASGDAVVGGSTGTV; encoded by the coding sequence ATGCCCACCGTGATCCTCGTCCGGCACGGCCGGTCGACCGCCAACGCCGACGGAGTGCTGGCCGGCTGGAGTCCTGGCGTCGCCCTGGACGACACCGGCCGGGCCCAGGCGACCGCGCTCGCCGCCCGGCTCGCCGCCCTGCCGCTCGCCGCCGTCGTCAGCAGCCCGCTCCAGCGCTGCCGGGAGACGGTCGGCCCGCTGCTCGACACCCGTCCCGAACTGCCGCTGCACACCGACGAACGGGTCGGCGAGTGCCACTACGGCGACTGGACCGGCCGCAAGATCTCCGAACTGGCCGAGGAACCGCTGTGGGCCACCGTCCAGCGGCACGCCTCCGCCGCCGTCTTCCCCGGCGAGGAGGGCGAGTCGATGCGGGCGATGCAGTCCCGCGCGGTCGACGCCGTACGCGACTGGAACGCGCGGATCGAGGCGGAGCACGGCCCCGACGCCACCTACCTGGTCTGCTCGCACGGAGACGTCATCAAGTCCCTGGTCGCCGACGCCCTCGGGCTGCATCTCGACCTCTTCCAGCGGATCGGCACCGACCCCTGCTCGGTCACCGTGGTCCGCTACACCCCGCACCGCCCCTTCCTGCTGAGGCTCGGCGACACCGGCGACCTCACCGGGCTGCTGCCGCCCCCCGGCAAGGACACCGCCGCGGCCTCCGGCGACGCGGTGGTGGGCGGCTCCACCGGCACGGTGTGA